The Elusimicrobiota bacterium genomic sequence CGGAAAGACCCCCGACGTCGAGCTCGTCGGGATATGCGACACCAATCTGTGGCGGGCCCAATTCGTGGCTTGGCAAAGCAACTCCATGGCCGTGCGCGAGCATAAGGACCTCCTGGGGCGGGTGGACGCGGTCGTGATCGCGGTGCCGACCCCCATGCACCTCGAGGTAGGCCTGGCCGCCCTCGAAAAGGGAATCCATTGCCTCATAGAGAAGCCCCTGGCATCTTCCGTGGAGCAAGCCAGAAAGCTCTTGGACCTGGCGCAAGCCAAGAAGGTGGTGCTGCAGGTGGGGCACGTGGAGCGCTTCAACCCGGCCGTTCTCGAAGCCATCGGGCACATACGGAACCCGCGTTTCATCACCGTGGAGCGCCTAGGCCCCTACGACCCCCGCACGAGCCATATCGGGGTGGTGATGGACCTCATGATCCACGACTTAGACATCCTGCTCACCTTGGTGGGCTCCGAGATCGAGTCTTTGGAGGCGGTGGGAGCCCATGTCCTGGGCGAGCACGAGGACATCGCCAACGTGCGCGTGCGCTTCAAGACCGGCTGCATCGCGGATTTGACCGCCAGCCGCATCTCCCTCGAGAAATGCCGCAAGCTCCGGATCTTCCAGCAGGACAGCTATATTTCGCTCGACTACGCCAACACCACCCTCAAGATCTATAAGAAGAGGTCTCCAGTCATCAAGAGCCTCAAGGACGTGGAGATATTGAAGCCCAAGCTTTCCGCAGCCGAGCCATTGAGAAGCGAGCACCTTCATTGGCTCGACTGCATCCGCCACAACCGCAAGCCCTGGCCGAGCGGGGAGCGGGGCATGGAGGCCTTGAAGCTCGCCCTCCAGATCGCCGACGAGCTCGAGCGCTACAAGGTAAGCCCCGACAAGCCCGCGCGGTCCATCATACCGAGCTGGGCGCAAGACCTGGGCAAGATCGCCAAGTCCGTGGGCAAGGACATCCTAAGCGATTGAGCCCCAAACGCGTCCTCGTCGTCGCCGGAGACCCCTCGGGAGACCTGCACGCCTCCCACCTGGTCCGGGCCTTGAAGCGCCGCGATCCCGCTCTTGAAGCCTCCGCCGTGGGCGGAGCGGCCCTCCAGGCGGCCGCGGATGAATTCCTGGAGGACTTGGCCTCTCGGGGAGTGACGGGATTCTGGGAGCCGGCGAGGCAGCTCCCCTTTCTGGCGAGCTTAAGGCGGCGCTTGAAGGCTTTCATGGCGAAAAAACGTCCCCACGCCCTAATCTGCGTCGACTACTACGGCTTCAACCGCCGGGTCCTGGGTCTGGCCCGTTCCTTGAATATACCGGCCTACTACTACATCAGCCCCCAGGTCTGGGCCAGCCGCCCGGGCCGGGTCCAAACCCTCAAGGCTTTGGTGCGGCGGATGCTGGTGATTTTCCCTTTCGAGGAGGAGCTGTACCGAAAGGCGGGGGTGCCTTGCCTGTTCGTGGGACATCCGCTGCTGGATCTGATACCAGAACCTAGTCAAGCCGTCATGGAAGTGAATCGCCTCTTTAAAGTCGGCTTGCTTCCCGGAAGCCGTTCTTCCGAGGTCTCTAGGCACCTTCCCGTTTTTCTCGACGCCTTCGACGAACTGCGCCGGCGCTTCCCGGCCTCCCGGGCCCTGGTATTCGCCAGCCGGGGGCTTCCCGATTCAGCCTATGACTTGGGCAGGCGCGCTGGAGTGGAGCTGGTCAGGGAGTCAGGCTATGAGCTGCGCGCTGGCCTAGACATAGCGCTCACCTCATCAGGCACCGCGACTTTGGAGAACGCCCTCCT encodes the following:
- a CDS encoding Gfo/Idh/MocA family oxidoreductase, whose product is MSSIKVGVIGAGRIGSHHARILGKTPDVELVGICDTNLWRAQFVAWQSNSMAVREHKDLLGRVDAVVIAVPTPMHLEVGLAALEKGIHCLIEKPLASSVEQARKLLDLAQAKKVVLQVGHVERFNPAVLEAIGHIRNPRFITVERLGPYDPRTSHIGVVMDLMIHDLDILLTLVGSEIESLEAVGAHVLGEHEDIANVRVRFKTGCIADLTASRISLEKCRKLRIFQQDSYISLDYANTTLKIYKKRSPVIKSLKDVEILKPKLSAAEPLRSEHLHWLDCIRHNRKPWPSGERGMEALKLALQIADELERYKVSPDKPARSIIPSWAQDLGKIAKSVGKDILSD
- the lpxB gene encoding lipid-A-disaccharide synthase, which gives rise to MSPKRVLVVAGDPSGDLHASHLVRALKRRDPALEASAVGGAALQAAADEFLEDLASRGVTGFWEPARQLPFLASLRRRLKAFMAKKRPHALICVDYYGFNRRVLGLARSLNIPAYYYISPQVWASRPGRVQTLKALVRRMLVIFPFEEELYRKAGVPCLFVGHPLLDLIPEPSQAVMEVNRLFKVGLLPGSRSSEVSRHLPVFLDAFDELRRRFPASRALVFASRGLPDSAYDLGRRAGVELVRESGYELRAGLDIALTSSGTATLENALLGLPMVVVYKMSWPTYALARLLVRVPYIAMANLLAARALVPELIQGQATPRNVADAATEILSSPGRREEIRRALLSLRGLLGQAGAADRAAESILGDI